The following is a genomic window from Phaseolus vulgaris cultivar G19833 chromosome 6, P. vulgaris v2.0, whole genome shotgun sequence.
ATTACTATAAATTCATGGTAACCAGAGTTCCCAAGCCTTCGTTACAACGCAAACTTCCCCACGTGACAAAGCAAGTTGTTTGTTATTGTGTTTGATATTAGTCAAATTCAAAGGAAGGCACGTCACACGTGTAAACAGTGGAATACACGTTTGGTTTTCTCGGACTATTTTGTGCATATTATGTAATGTGAAACAAATTCTTGAATTGTGTTTGGACAGACGTTTTTTCTAATTCAGAAGATACTTTCACTAGCTTTGGGGCCAGACCAGAAGTGTATTATGCCATTTGAAAATGCAGATCCAAACATGGATCCATTAGATGTTTGGATTGGTGTTAAATGCGTAcatgtttaattttgtattgATGAATTGATTTTAGGTTCTAAATTGATACTTAATCGAAGTATTTTTGGATACCTTTTTGTTGGAtgttttgttttctagtttCACATTAAGTAGATGGAATAAAACTCGAATCTAAGTGTAGATGCGATAAATAGCACATTGAAGTCACTGTAACAgcaactttcttttctttttcttttccagAAAAGAAGAAAGAGTTTGATTGCTATAAATGTGTAAAAATGTAAGAAGTAATGCATAATGATATAACTCCTACTGTCAAAAACGTCAGAACAAtgttccagtgccatttttcaGACCAAAAGGTGCATTgcagacaatttttttttttttcataacaaaTATTATCATACTAACATTTAGAGTGTAATTTTTTAGAGGCGTAGATATCATCAAAGTTGAGTTTTGTCTCTTTCTCAACAAAAAATGTTTTCTATTCACATTACCAGAAATCAAATTCCTTATAACATGATTAAGAAACTCAATTATCTATCAATTACCCTGAATCACGTTGATAGactttaagaattaagaattcATATCTTGTGTATATTGCTATGGCTGTAAATCAAAGGAATACATAGAAATTTTTGGTAAGTCAAATGTTCTTGGTTTCTAGCTCATTTCATACTGCTGTTGTAACTAACAGACATGAAatgttgaaaatatatttaaataaactgAAGACAGTATTATTGAAAACGGCACACTAatagttatttttgtttttgttaaaaGTAGGCACATCACATGTGTCAGACAAAGTCTGTGTTGCTTTTGTTTTTGTCTCCAGAAAGCTTTGTACTCTAGGGGACAGCTAATTTGACTAAGGCCTTCGTCATAATATATTTCAATCCACACGCGTTGCAATGTTTCCTAGGAAGCCAGAAACACACAGCACAAAAATAGTCTGGTTTCAGAAAAGGGAGAACATGATTAGAAACAATGAATCAATGATCATGCAAGGCACGACTCTTTCTACCGTAGAGTTATTTCTGGGCCAAACAACACGGTTTCACGTGAGCCTTTTTACTCGGCAATTTTGATTAAGTTAAAATAACTCATTTCAGATTTTTCATGCATTCACACAGCTTGTGAATTCTGTGGAGATCCATCTAGTAGTTGTCAGTGCCAAGTAATATAGTTCATTTTCAGATTGGAATATGGCCATATTCATAAGGATTCAAAGAGCAAGGAGTTTAGTGTACAAAATTACCACAAGAGTAATGTAAGGGTATGTGAGTGTTCGTAGGATAATAGATccaaaacagtttaagaaaaatGCAATTAAGCATACAAAGTGAAACTGTAGTAAGAAATACCAATCCATACTTTGTTTGCTATAGATTTCAACTTACATGTTTTGCAGTTATAAAATACATCTCAGAAAATTTCAGAATATAAGTCTTTCTTGATATTACTTGTATTGCTGATATAGATTGAGGATGCTCTCTTACAAAACAGTAATCTGAACATATGAAGTGAGGAGAAATGTTTTAAAGATGTTAAGGATGATACATAACCTAACTAGAAGGCCTGGAGTAACAAAAATGAATTAACTGTTGTCGGATTTTCATCTCCAAGCACAAGAGGCAATAAGAACTTGATTCTTCCAACCAAGAAATAGTGCACCATCTTTTTCTTCCAGAGAGTAATGACCATGGTAGGTCTGGAGAAGATCCTTGATTGAAGAATTAATAACAGAGTTCAGTGGATAAGGCGCAAATCCAGCCTGTGTAAAACGCATTCTCCACTTATTCAGAAGCTCATGACGTTCAACTCTTTCTTCTCCTTCACATGCTATTAAGTTGACAACTTCACGAGCCAAACAGTGCTGCTCCACATTAATCCTCTCTTTGTGCTCCCTTGGAAGAGCAGCATCAATTGAATCAAAAACAGCCAAGTAGTAGTTCATTGTCTCAACGAATCGCTGCAAGAATGGGGCATTGTTGGTGTTAAATTCTTGCTCAACAAGAGTCACCACTTTAGGAGACAAGTGCTTGGCCAATCTCAACAACCTATCGCGATGATTGTGGCCGTTCACACTTTCATCAGGCACATGGTGCAACATGATGGCAAAGTTCACAGCCACAGCTTCATAAGGGCGAAGTTCAAGGTCTTTAAGTTGCACTTGAGAAGCAGGTACTCTCACAGCATTGAACTCAAAGGGTACATTACATGACTCTGCAAGTGCTGATAACCTTTTCCCAACAATATCAAGTCCTCCTCCCCGTGCATAAGATGAAAAGGAGTCATCAACACCCGATATTCGGATATTTGGTGGTCCTCCGGGCCGGCGAGCAAGAGCCTGAATCAGGCTCACCCATTGAGTTCCCTGGGAAATCTGAAAGTCTATTATGTGGACTTCACTTTCGTCCTTCAGAGCTTCGGCAATTGCTCCATTTGCTGACATGTATCCAAACTTGAAGTATGGACAAACTTCATAGAGTACATGCATGTATGAAAGTAGTTCATTACCAGTAGGCTCACTACATTTCAAGGATTTGTAGATTGTGCTTCCTGAAGCAGCCATCCTTGCCACAAGAGACTCCACAATGTATGCTCCCAACCGCTGAATTGGATTGCCCAAAACAGAAACCATCTTACGCGACTCTGACATCATCCATTCAGTTATCACCATATCCTTAACAGCCATTGCCTTTGCACAAGTATAAAGCATCTCTTTCAAATCCCCTCTGGATACCATCTCCATCATTTCTTTCCACTTCTCAGTCTCTAACAAAATTGAATCAGCTTCTCCTGGCATTATAGCACCATAGATATCTAGCATATCTGCATTAGGTTCCAGCATAGCAGTTTCCAGTTCTCTTATCTTATGTGTCAGCTCATCAAAGTCAAGAATCGGGTAAGAATCATTCTCTGGTGGGCCATTAGCAATTTCAAGAGAATGCTGTGGCCTTAACACATATGAATTTGACTCTAGGTTTGACAACGGGCTATTGTTTGATGAGAAACTGAGAGCAGGTGGAGAATTTTGGCAAGGGAAACTGTTGCTTGTGGAAGCAGATTCAAGGGTGAGATATTGGTCTAAAGTTTGGACTGAAGGGTAGGTTGTTTGGCTGCTGTTATCAGAAGAGTAATTGTCTATGTTCTCACTTGATGGTAAGCAATATGACTCCAAATTTTGCACAGGCTCCACATAGAACCCACCAGAGCCATAAGAAATTTTATGATTCTGAGATGTTTGCATTGAGAACAAGCCAGACAGTTCCAGATCTTGATATAGTCAAACTCCAAAAGATTTCGACAAAAAAACGGCTGAATTATTGACTCTCCTCAAACCTGGCAAGCATTATCCGTGTTTTAATTGCAGTGTAATGAATATCTGAGCTGTTCTGCAGAAGGTTGAGAAAGCAATTTAGACAAATATGATACTTAACAAAGATATCTGAAACTATAAAAGATCAAAACAAAGACACAAGTCCATTGATACTGATTGAAGAAGGTAATGTAGTTTGCCTATATCTGCTATTCCTTGAGGTTATTCACATAAAGGTCAGAAACTAGTAAGATTTGAGGTGAAATCTTTCATTAAAAGACTCCTTCCATTTCAAATCTGAAGAGTAAGCTTCTTGACAACACAATCTATATCTCCGAGATTCTTAACAAGCtattaaaataaacaacaaaCCAAAAGAGACAGTGTATTAGTCTAACTGAATGCAACTTTATAAGTCTAatagaatatttaaattagtcaGCAGAGACTTTGATGTGTGGTTTCAAATTTAAGcaatcaaataattaaaaattaactagGATAAAGCTTTAGACTACGTAATGGATTTGGAACACCATATAATGTAAAACAAgacccttttctttttcttctttactTATTCTCaatagaaaaagtaaaaaaggtGAAGTTATTCAGAAAAGGTTGCCACATGCCATACATGGCTGTACTGTAAAACACCAAACGGGCAATTTGGAAAATCTATTAGTATTCTGGGTTGGACTCAACTCTAACCTTGAACTCAATTAACACACAAGTTTTTTatatcaaacagttttaaaTCTTCTCTTGGTTAGAAACTACCTCCAAAAAGTATGCATTCAAATCCATAGTCAAGCAAACAACAAAAACACAGATAAGAAGCTTTCCCCAACAACTACTGAAACAAAGCCAAaaggtaataaaaaaaaatatagaacagAAAGAGCTGAAAATCACTTCTCAAAGCTAAACATGCCATGACTCTGAATGAACTCCAACAACAACCCTTTTTCACAAACTCAATAAGAACAaccattgaagaaaaaaaatacgtTTTCTCTCTGGTAACTAAAAGGAGTTGGAGCACCATCATCAACTTAGCAACCAGAGACTCTTCGTGATATCAACCAATAACACAAATCAGGAAAAGGGAGCATTTCAACAATTTCAGAGACTCTCACCTCTGCAAAAAGCCTGATCTGAAACAAGATTACTCAGAACCACCGATGCCCCAGTTGGATTTAAAGCTCAAACTAACTTAGAATCTGTCATGCACATACTCATATGTGTCATACAAAGAGATTATGTTTGGAATTAGAGATTATATCTTAGAACACATGGCAAGTCACAAAGGTTGTAGTTGGATGCTATGGTCCCTATGAACTCTGAATTGCACTTTTGCCATTTTATATGGACGCCAACATAGAAAGTCTCCTCTTGTAACAAATTACTTTTTTGACTCTAACATAGCACTTAATTTACAAAGACTTTGATTACTTTGTTaactttttctttgttttgtttctATTCACTTCAATTCAATTATTctcgtatatatatatatatggatttctaatattatatttatatttattaatattttaatgttttctcATTTCGAGAAACAAAATCAATATAACTACAGAGTCTCAATTATCTCAAATTACTGTTTTTCATAttcctttattcttttttacttagtttttttttctccttctaAGTTCACACACACTCTTTAAACAATCTTTATAAGCTGGAAATTGAGTAAGATGAGCTTTTGTGAAAAAGTTGGCACTTGCAAAAAGTTTATGAGCGTTCACTTTTAAACACTAGAAACGTATGAATTGAATACTATTATATATTGAAAatgcaaaataattttattaaattcattcaatttataaaaataattgatacaattttaaaagtaattattgtaaaaattcATTAAACTTATTATGCATAATTGTAAAACTcttgatttattattattttaaaaaatatagttagaacttaattaatttatttgttgttttgtttgctaaaaagagagaaaattaaAGTGGGTAGGAGTGACATAGACACGTCATGGAAATGAGTGGCAGTAAACATCCTAATGATGCATGCGCTGGCGTCTCCTGGAGTGGGCCCCACGCGCTTTCACCTCTCATAATTTTAATTCCTATTTTTCCATCAAAAAAGTAAATAAGtataatatatactataaataaataaatatatttaaatatttattttagttcttgtgagtttatttaatatttttgtaatgtTTAAATTTTGTACAAAACACTTAGAATTAACTAAAATACGGGAGATGAAGATTTCTTAATGACTTAATATAAATAtactttttgtttatttttttttaactttaaatctCTTGAATATCtacaataaaattgaaaatgtttacataaacatatttaaggctaattattttatagaagaaacgaataaaaatatgaaagaaatgaaaaatatggATACGATGAtagttatttattatcattaaatgcgtttatattttattcaacGCTTAAGATGTTGAATGGTGAATTGATTGTTTAAATTGTGAATAACTTATTAAAAGGTGCAATTTGGTCCTTCTAAGGTATGTCGTAGGAAAAGGGGTTTGTGGTGGAAAAGATGAAGTATATAGAATGCAAGGGTCTTCTAATAATATGGTTGAACGTTGAAGGCTCTACGTTACCATGAGTGTGTGGTTTGAGTAGAGTAACGTGCATGGCTCTaggttttcttttcttcaatcAAAAAGGGTTTGAATTGGAAATTTTGAGGTTTTGTGTTGAGACTTTTTTATGCTAAGGATGGACTTTTTAAGTGATTAAAGACCCTTTTGCTTCCTTCTCTATTTTGAGGAtaatgttcattttattttgtattctaATTTAGGTTTTTATGTTATATCTTAATTCTTTTAATAACTTAGTTGTTGGATAAAGTGAAAGATTGAGTTAAATTATAGGAATTTTAGTTGTGGGTCAATGAAAGATTTTGCATGTACATTGATATTTTGTTTGGTTTAATTGTTTAAGTCTCAATAAGGATGGTCCTTCATGCATTGAgtaactaaatatttatttaagtagCATATATGTTTCataaatgaaattatatatatgatataatatAAGATAATTTGGCATAACATATTTAGAATGTTGTTACCATAATATTTGTGCAAGTCCAAAGGAAAAATGGTTTTTTAAAACACCTTGTCTTATGTTGGAAGTTTGATTGCCAAGAGTAAGAAAAGTTTAATAAGATATTCTCCTCGTTTCATAACatgttttaattgtttaaaatttatctttagatgctttaaatgttatgataataataaatggttgcattttatattttaaatgttttactttgtgaGATAAGATTATGATTTAAtgactttaatttaattaaatagtttCATGGTTTATACGGGAGATTGTATTATTAAGAAGATAATCCTATTTTACAAAATGTGTAAATGAAATATCAACATTTTACTAATGATTTGATCCTATAGATTAATATACTATGTGGTAAGATATTATAATGAAAATTTATGTTCTTTATTTAGGGTGATAAGTCACATAAATTAAATGAGTTATTATCTTGAGATGCGTAAATGAAATGACCAAGTATATTTTGAAGAGTCAAGTGTTAGTCTAGCATGTTTTAATTTAGTATAATCTTATAAGTGGTGAATCTTAAATATATTTAGATATTATTATGAGGTATTTAGTAATCAATAAAAGTGATTGATGTTACTCGTGTAAATGAGATTTCTATGtgatttcatgatttttttttaagattttatgatatttttattttttgttagatTACCTTTTTATATGTGATTATTTTGTAATGTTATTATCATATGTTTAACAAAAGAGTAATCAATCGTAATACATTGAGATTAGGGTTGTTAAATTTATTCATGGGTTCACCAAATGAGTGAGTTGAAAAAGATACTACCCCGAAAGCTCCCACATAAACTAGTTTAGGGTAAGAATCAAAGTGAGTTTGACCTACTACAACATTAAAATGAGACTTCAATTAACTCCTAAATATTGTTCAGAATGacatgaatttttaaaatattttaaattacaaattgATCCTTGGTTAATTTTGTCACCTAATTGTAAGGTTGGGTGAACCCAACCTGCCTTTGAATTTGTTCGATTTGAACTAACTTTGCATGACTTTAATCCAATCCAACTAGACATTTCTTGGCTTAAACCCAATCTGACATTAGCCTAACACCACTCATTCTGACCT
Proteins encoded in this region:
- the LOC137831313 gene encoding scarecrow-like protein 21 — translated: MQTSQNHKISYGSGGFYVEPVQNLESYCLPSSENIDNYSSDNSSQTTYPSVQTLDQYLTLESASTSNSFPCQNSPPALSFSSNNSPLSNLESNSYVLRPQHSLEIANGPPENDSYPILDFDELTHKIRELETAMLEPNADMLDIYGAIMPGEADSILLETEKWKEMMEMVSRGDLKEMLYTCAKAMAVKDMVITEWMMSESRKMVSVLGNPIQRLGAYIVESLVARMAASGSTIYKSLKCSEPTGNELLSYMHVLYEVCPYFKFGYMSANGAIAEALKDESEVHIIDFQISQGTQWVSLIQALARRPGGPPNIRISGVDDSFSSYARGGGLDIVGKRLSALAESCNVPFEFNAVRVPASQVQLKDLELRPYEAVAVNFAIMLHHVPDESVNGHNHRDRLLRLAKHLSPKVVTLVEQEFNTNNAPFLQRFVETMNYYLAVFDSIDAALPREHKERINVEQHCLAREVVNLIACEGEERVERHELLNKWRMRFTQAGFAPYPLNSVINSSIKDLLQTYHGHYSLEEKDGALFLGWKNQVLIASCAWR